A genomic window from Xyrauchen texanus isolate HMW12.3.18 chromosome 15, RBS_HiC_50CHRs, whole genome shotgun sequence includes:
- the LOC127656411 gene encoding glucocorticoid-induced transcript 1 protein: MKQIKPTRIQSETHFITAGRVRPANRQPPSLDNLPEQYLIGQWPREVNQPQPSCMSDKATQTPGFWSEDEGEVKIHKRSASWGSSDHLIEIAKLRQQLQRSLQGSRSIKEKEDGMFTQSNQAQNKLVSASTSNMVLSRPVIYRMPSYSDCINQELENVFVCDNGGRKHDKALEVRDGGRAPVPPLHPSDVHTHSVEAQLTCSPCYCCSPTADSETDFRSGSPLPQLASSPKPNNSYMFKREPPEGCERVKVFEDIATCRTQGFPIFSCPDRNKVNFSPSGSAFCPVKLLCSSLFPEDTAACSSSLDNQTTGQTSGLFTGATVQNGCSIRKCLLLS, from the exons ATGAAGCAGATTAAGCCCACCAGGATCCAGTCAGAGACTCACTTTATAACAGCAGGGAGAG TACGCCCGGCCAATCGACAGCCGCCCTCATTGGACAACCTACCCGAGCAGTATCTGATTGGACAGTGGCCGAGAGAGGTGAACCAACCCCAGCCGTCCTGTATGAGTGATAAAGCCACACAG ACACCAGGCTTTTGGAGTGAAGATGAGGGTGAAGTGAAAATACACAAGCGCTCAGCATCATGGGGCAGCTCTGACCACCTTATAGAG ATCGCTAAACTCCGTCAGCAGCTGCAGCGCAGTTTGCAGGGGAGTCGCAGTATCAAGGAGAAAGAAGATGGGATGTTCACGCAGTCGAACCAGGCTCAG AACAAGCTGGTCTCGGCATCTACATCTAATATGGTGCTTTCAAGACCCGTCATATATAGAATGCCCAGCTATAGTGACTGTATTAATCAAGAGCTGGagaatgtgtttgtctgtgacAACGGGGGGAGGAAGCACGACAAG GCTCTGGAGGTGCGAGATGGCGGTCGTGCTCCTGTTCCTCCTCTTCATCCCAGTGATGTTCACACTCACAGCGTGGAGGCGCAGCTCACCTGCAGTCCCTGTTACTGCTGCTCTCCCACTGCAGACTCTGAGACAG ATTTCAGGAGCGGTTCACCTCTCCCTCAGCTCGCCAGCTCCCCAAAACCCAACAACAGTTATATGTTTAAACGGGAGCCTCCCGAGGGCTGCGAGAGAGTCAAAGTATTTGAAGATATTGC CACTTGTAGGACACAAGGCTTCCCCATCTTTTCCTGCCCAGATAGAAACAAGGTGAACTTCTCTCCGAGCGGATCAGCGTTCTGTCCCGTAAAGCTGCTCTGTTCGTCTCTTTTCCCAGAAGACACCGCTGCTTGTTCCAGCTCTCTGGATAATCAAACTACAGGACAAACATCTGGTCTGTTTACAGGGGCCACGGTTCAAAATGGCTGCAGTATTAGAAAGTGCCTGCTGCTCAGTTAG